Genomic DNA from Pseudomonas fluorescens:
AGCAGCGGCGATGAGCTGCGCGAGCCGGGCGAGCCACTGGCGCCAGGACAAATCTACAACAGCAATCGTCATAGCCTCGCCGCACTGTTGCGCGGTTGGGGTGTCGAGGTGCATGACTTCGGGGTCATGCCCGACCAGCTACTGGCCAGTCGACAAGCGTTGCGCCTGGCCGCCGCTGAATGCGATGTGCTGATCACATCGGGCGGTGTCTCGGTGGGTGAAGAAGACCACCTCAAGCAAGCCATCGAAGCCTTGGGCAGCATCGACCTCTGGCGCCTCGCCATCCAGCCGGGCAAGCCCCTGGCCTTTGGGGATGTGGAAGGCAAGCCATGGATTGGGCTACCGGGCAATCCTTCAGCGGCGTTGATTACCGCGTTGATCGTCGTGCGTCCCTTCCTGTTCCGCGCCCAAGGCATGCGCGACGTGCTGCCTGTACCGTTGCAACTGCCGGCCGGGTTCGACTGGCTCAAGCGCAACCGACGCCGGCAGTACCTACGGGCCAGGTTGGTCCCGGATGCCAACGGCCACCTGTGTGTGGAACTGCACCCTCAGCAAAGTTCGGCGATGCTGACGGCCGCTTGTTGGGCCGATGGGCTGGCGGTGGTGGAGTGTGAGGCGCAGTTGCACAAGCACGACAAAGTGCTGTACCTGCCATTCGCCGAGCTGATGCATTGACGGCAATTGATTGCCGTCAAGGTCGCCGGCCGAGGGCTGGCTAGACTGGCGGCGCTTGAGTTTTTCTCATGAGGATGCCCCATGCAACTGGTTTGCCCGGCAGGGAATCTGCCTGCCCTCAAAGCGGCGGTGCGCCAAGGCGCCGATGCCGTCTATGTCGGCTTTCGCGATGACACCAATGCCCGGCATTTCGCCGGGCTGAACATGGACGACAAGCAGTTCGACGCGGCTGTCGCACACATCCGTCAACACCAACGCAAGCTGTACGTGGCGGTCAATACCTACCCGCAGCCCAAGGGCTGGGAACGTTGGCAACGGGCGGTGGACCGTGCCGCCGATTTCGGCGTGGATGCCCTGATTGCCGCCGACCCCGGCGTGCTCGGCTACGCCAGCCAGCGCCACCCGAAACTGGCGCTGCACCTGTCGGTACAAGGCTCGGCGACCCACGCCGCGGCTCTGGCTTTTTACGCCCAGCGCTATGACATCCGCCGCGCCGTGCTGCCGCGGGTACTGTCCCTGGCCCAGGTGCGACAGGTGGCGGCGGCCAGCCCGGTGCCGATCGAAGTGTTCGGTTTCGGCAGCCTGTGCATCATGGCTGAAGGCCGTTGCCACTTGTCTTCCTACATCACCGGCGAATCGCCGAACCTGTGCGGCGTCTGCTCGCCCGCCAAGGCGGTGCGCTGGAGCGAGGATGCCCAAGGCCTCAGCGCACGCCTGAGCGAGGTGCTGATCGACCGCTACACCCCCGAAGAACCGGCCGGTTATCCGACCCTGTGCAAAGGCCGATTCCTGGTGGGCGGCAAGCGTTTCCATGCGCTGGAAGAACCCACCAGTCTCGACACCCTTGACCTGCTGCCGGAGCTGGCGGCCATCGGCGTCGAAGCGGTGAAGATCGAAGGTCGCCAACGCAGCCCGGCCTATGTTGAACAAGTGACCCGGGTCTGGCGCGCCGCACTGGATGCCCACCAGGTCGCGCCGCAACGGTTCCGGGTGCAGGAAGAATGGCGCCAGGTGCTGGCTGGCTTGTCCGAAGGCAGCCAGACCACCCTGGGTGCCTACCATCGATCATGGCAATGAGGGGAGGCCAGATGAAACTCAGCCTGGGACCGGTCCTGTTTTACTGGGACAAAGCGCAACTGGGGAATTTCTATGCCGAGATGTCGGCATTGCCGCTGGACGTGATTTACCTGGGGGAAACCGTGTGCTCCAAGCGCCGGGCCTTTTCTCTGGATCAATGGCTGGGTCTGGCGCGCGAGCTGCAGACGTGCAGTCAGGCACAGATCGTGTTGTCGAGCCTGACACTGATCGAAGCGGCTTCGGAGCTGTCTTCGCTGCGCCGTCTGTGTGACAACGGCCAATTATTGGTGGAAGCCAATGACATGGGTGCGGTGCAGTTGCTGGCCGAACGCAAGCTGCCTTTCGTGGGCGGTCCGGCGTTGAATTTGTACAACGGTCACGCCTTGGGCCAATTACTCGACAGCGGCATGATCCGCTGGGTGCCACCGGTGGAATGTTCGGCGGCGCTGATCGGCGATGTACTGGAGCAAGTGCGAGACATGGAGCGTGAGGTGCCTGAAGTCGAGATCTTTGCCTACGGCCATCTGCCCCTGGCGTACTCGGCGCGTTGCTTCACCGCTCGGGCCGAAAACCGGCCCAAGGACGACTGCCAGTTCTGCTGCATCAACTACCCCGACGGCCTGGCGCTGAGCAGTCAGGAGGGCCAACCGTTGTTCACGCTCAATGGCATCCAGACGATGTCCGGTGAGGTGAGCAACCTGCTGGCTGATTACAACGCCCTGGTGGCTTGCGGGGCTGACATCCTGCGCTTGAGTCCGCGAGCCCAGGGCATGGCCGAGGTGGTCAGCGCGTTTGATCGCGTGCGCCAGGGGGAGGCGCCGCCGCTGTTTGTCGAGGGCTGCAACGGCTACTGGCACGGCCATGCCGGCATGTTGAAAGTAGAGGAGGCGGGCCTGTGCTGAGTCCGAAGAAGTGGGTGCTCAAGGGCGCTGACCGCTTGCTGCCCCTGGTGGGCAAGGTGCCGTTCGTGGTGCAGCGCCTGGCGTTGCAACAGGCGCTCAATCGTTGCCTGGCCGAGCCGTTGCGCGATGGCGGGTTCGATGTGCTGCGTGGACGCTGGTTGTGCCTGCGGGTGCCGGACCTGAAGTTGTGTTGGTACCTGACCCTGGCGCGGGATGGATTGCGCATCGCCGAGCGGGCCGAAGCCCAGGTCACCATCAGCGGCAACTGGCGCGAATTCCTGTTGCTGGCCAGCCGTCAGGAGGATCCCGATACGTTGTTCTTCCGGCGACGGCTGGTGATCGAGGGGGACACGGAGCTGGGGCTGGCGCTGAAGAACCTGATCGACAGCCTTGATCCGGAGGTATTGCCGCCTTGGTTGTGGCGCAATCTGGAGCGGGCGGGCAAGGGGTTGGCGACCGTGTGATGAAGCCTTCGACTGCATTGCCCCTGGTGTATTCCTGCTCCGGTTGCTCCAACGTTGCGCAATTGGCCAACACCGTGGCCCGTGGCGAGGGAGCTTGCTCCCGCTGGGGGGCGAAGCACCCCCAAGTTTGCCACAGCGGTGCGTCAGATTGATTGCGTCTGGCCTTTTTGGGGCTGCTGCGCAGCCCAGCGGGAGCAAGCTCCCTCGCCACAGAGGGTGCACTGACTCGGGCTATTGCTGGTAAGTCTTCAACGCCTCCTCGGCCAGGATGCAAATAGGGGTTGATCAACGCCCCTGAGCCAAACACCAATCCCGTGGCGAGGGAGCTTGCTCCTGCTGGGGGGCGAAGCACCCC
This window encodes:
- the ubiU gene encoding ubiquinone anaerobic biosynthesis protein UbiU, whose protein sequence is MQLVCPAGNLPALKAAVRQGADAVYVGFRDDTNARHFAGLNMDDKQFDAAVAHIRQHQRKLYVAVNTYPQPKGWERWQRAVDRAADFGVDALIAADPGVLGYASQRHPKLALHLSVQGSATHAAALAFYAQRYDIRRAVLPRVLSLAQVRQVAAASPVPIEVFGFGSLCIMAEGRCHLSSYITGESPNLCGVCSPAKAVRWSEDAQGLSARLSEVLIDRYTPEEPAGYPTLCKGRFLVGGKRFHALEEPTSLDTLDLLPELAAIGVEAVKIEGRQRSPAYVEQVTRVWRAALDAHQVAPQRFRVQEEWRQVLAGLSEGSQTTLGAYHRSWQ
- a CDS encoding molybdopterin molybdotransferase MoeA, with the protein product MSGKVCDSGVLMPVDEAIRHLLDQAPPPPPVQRVGLDQALARVLVADILCPMNLPAWDNSAMDGYALRAADLPGDGGYLLLGGRIAAGDEPGEPLQVGHVVRIFTGAPLPPGADTVVPQESCRVDGERVWLPSVNGGDHVRKEGEELRRGDRLLEAGTRLRAQELGLLAGAGVGQVDVYRPLQVGLLSSGDELREPGEPLAPGQIYNSNRHSLAALLRGWGVEVHDFGVMPDQLLASRQALRLAAAECDVLITSGGVSVGEEDHLKQAIEALGSIDLWRLAIQPGKPLAFGDVEGKPWIGLPGNPSAALITALIVVRPFLFRAQGMRDVLPVPLQLPAGFDWLKRNRRRQYLRARLVPDANGHLCVELHPQQSSAMLTAACWADGLAVVECEAQLHKHDKVLYLPFAELMH
- the ubiT gene encoding ubiquinone anaerobic biosynthesis accessory factor UbiT, coding for MLSPKKWVLKGADRLLPLVGKVPFVVQRLALQQALNRCLAEPLRDGGFDVLRGRWLCLRVPDLKLCWYLTLARDGLRIAERAEAQVTISGNWREFLLLASRQEDPDTLFFRRRLVIEGDTELGLALKNLIDSLDPEVLPPWLWRNLERAGKGLATV
- a CDS encoding U32 family peptidase, translated to MKLSLGPVLFYWDKAQLGNFYAEMSALPLDVIYLGETVCSKRRAFSLDQWLGLARELQTCSQAQIVLSSLTLIEAASELSSLRRLCDNGQLLVEANDMGAVQLLAERKLPFVGGPALNLYNGHALGQLLDSGMIRWVPPVECSAALIGDVLEQVRDMEREVPEVEIFAYGHLPLAYSARCFTARAENRPKDDCQFCCINYPDGLALSSQEGQPLFTLNGIQTMSGEVSNLLADYNALVACGADILRLSPRAQGMAEVVSAFDRVRQGEAPPLFVEGCNGYWHGHAGMLKVEEAGLC